TGGTGCACGTCtctcacggcaaaacttacttttccacggcaaaactttacaaaagtaagttttgccgtggaaaagaaAGCTTTTCCGTGATAAAGTAAgtttttgccgtggaaaagaaACATCTTTCGTGGAAAAGAAAGCTTTGCCgtagaaaagtaagttttgccgtggaaaaaaaagttttgccgtggaagaTCCTTTTGTCGTGGGAAAGAAAGTATTGCATTggaaagtaagttttgccgtggcagGTATGTGCCACCGTACATGACAGAGTCCAACCAACAATCTCGTCTCAAAAATCATCTCTCCTTTTTCTCCACGTAAACAGGTGATGGCACAATCAATTTTGAGGAATTTGTGAACATGATTGAAGAACAAAACAGCATAGAGGAAGACGAAAACTTATTCACCATATTCGGAGTGTTTGATCCAGAAGATAGAGGTTATATTGAAGGAGACAACATTAAAAAGTCTTTGCTGAGTTTAACTGATGTTCCCGCTGAAGAGATCAACGAAATCATACAGGCAGCACAAATCAGTGATGGGAGAAAGATTGGAATGGAAGGTGCGATGAATTGACATGCATGACTCATATTTCAGTTTTAAGTGTTGgaatataattaacaattagattacgagcccgagttttctacgagcagatagtcaacgaggcgcagccgagttgactatcgctcgtagaaaacgagggcgagtagtctaattgttttagtataaatttactcgtggtctcattgcatagaaatgtaaagtaacgtttaaatggttaaaagtgttatattgtgtttacatcggcaattcaaattcaaggtttcaaacactgcgtgcgatgtgcgcTGAaacttcgtgatatacaatttaaaattgatgatacacaatttgaaatttaaagcttcgtgattggtcagaataaataggagaacgattttcattggctattcacaactgtagactatcagcagatcgtctacgagtaatatagccaatcagattcacggattcacgatagactacgagtaaatttatactaaaatatAATAATCACTTCAACAGACAGTGATCTCATGTAGATGTTGGACTGATATCAAATACAAAGTTAACTCTCCCCAGAGAGTACAtagtggttaaaaaaaattttgtaccaAAAGCGTTGATTAAGGGGAAATTTCCACCGTAAGTAGACAAAGGACCTTAAGTTTAAAGACGTTAGAAGTCGTTTAAAGACGTTACAACATtagaaacgtcatcttcgtaatctaatccgaaagtgacgacgaagggctcacGCTCGAAGCGTCATCTTTGCTGCATGCGAGTTGCGTGTTAAATTTATACTAACGAAacaaagtgatgatgatgataactaAACTTTTCATTAGTATTGAATGATTGTTTGTTTTGCGGCGATGTCATGTCGTGCAATATCTTTTTGAGCGTGGTTGATTCTGAAGAAGAGGCGACTgatatttgcttttgttttattcctACAGAATTTTCCTCCCTTCTCGTACCACTTATCTTCAGCAGAAAAAGAGGTCGTTTTTACCACGGCGATAGGAGAAGCTGGCACCGAAGTGAGAATATGTTGCCAGAAGAAACGACACATGAATCGTCGAATTTGAATGAGTTTGAAAGTTCTTTATAGACTCTTCCTTGCATTTGACTGTCTTGTAGTTAGGCATTCTTCTCTTACATTATACTGATAGGTTACAAACAATGATCCAGCCGGAAGGAGATTATAGCGATGGTGTACGAGTAGGCGTGAACATTAGACCGGGGATGCAAAGAAAAACCAGACGGTCATAAACTATTAATATCACTGTAAACTTAACACAAATACATATTCTATTGACATGCATACAACCGCGGCgacaaaattgcaataatagTAACAGCAAAATCAAGAATGATTGAATTTGCACTGGTCTGCTTTCATAATATTCACTCCATATTATGTACACGAtgatacaaaaaaatatattcaaatTCTTTGAGATTTGGCAAGACTGGATAATCAAGAAAGGTTAGGGTATGATATCCACGATAATCTGGAAAGTTGGAGGTAATGGAACAGGAAAAAATGACAAGAATTACTCAAATTTATTGTACTTTATAATAAAGATAGGACCCGCCGCGCGCTCAGATTgctcaaaaacccatgttttatcagagtataaaacataggaaaagcgtgttttattggtTTTTCGCCACATAACCtttatatcataaagcaaatgaagaagcttaagccgtgtattacactgtgataaaacactgaGGGCATTTGACAACACTCgaaaaatgtagaaaacacgaaccacaggcgagtgttttcttcattttcttcgtgttctcaaataccggtcgtgttttatcaaagtgtaatacacggcttagccttctctatttgttaaataaagcAGAATGGGAATAAATTGATGGCATTGCTTTCGGCGATTTCAAAATCATGAATTCATTGCTTATGATCAACTACACGTTCTCGATTAACAAATTATCTCCTGTACTCCTCTTTCGACGGAATGTTGTGTTCAGTCGAGCTAACATGGACACCACTTCCTGGCAGCTGTCGTTAATCTTCATTCGGGACAAGATTATCTCCGTTCCTCTTCGCGTATCCCCGTATACATTGTTCctcattgatttttttttaagttcttaCCTTCTAAACTAATTTCCATAAAAGAAGCCCAAAACTCCGCCTTCCTCTTCTCGCGTAGAAAGGTCGTAATCAGTTAATCCTCCAGGTACGTATTGACGCCAATTTCTCTCTCCACCCGTCGTCAGAGGAAGATTCCGAAACAACGCAAAGAGTACCTCTTAGACAGGCAGGAACAGTGCTGTGGCTGTTTTGAACTTAACGTTTCAgtgttcctttcctttttttggttgATTACCAGGAATCCCTTGTAAGTAACTCATGTGAAAATCCCACTGTGGTTCTCCACAAGATCGAGGAATTCTAAAAAGTAAAACAACAGCTATCATCTTCTTCAATTCGATCGTTATTgcatagttaatagaggagaAACTATGGTTATTGCAATtggcttctttttctttgtttatcgTAGTTTATtaagaaataaaacacaaataGTGGCTATCGCTGTTGTTTGGCGTTATTTCTTATTAAATTTGTAGCTATGACTTTCTCTCATATCAGTTTTTACTTCAGATCACGCAAGCAcgtaatctgacaaaatttggatTACCAACACaagcaacctcgttcctagggtcTCTACTCTTTCTTTCCTCTAAGGGAAGGGAACAGGAAAGACACCAGGAAAAAAGGCTGCATTACGAGTCGATAACACAGCTTGACCACAAGCTAACTTTCATTATCGACTCTgctaattattcaaattttgcTAACTACCGCTTCACCGACGCAGAATctgtttctatagaaactacaCTTGGCTAAGAGATCCTTGCGCAAAATCCTATATAGAAATCCACGTATAATCCGCCTTTTGGCCCCTTCCCTCCCAAAAATCACCAGGCTTTCCACAAGGTTGTCGTACCTTGATAAGTTATTTTACGGTCTCTCCCTAGGTCTGCAATGGCAATCAACTCGTCCAGTTCATCTTGCGGTATTTTATTGTCCATATTTAGTATTATGTAGCGTAG
This window of the Acropora muricata isolate sample 2 chromosome 14, ASM3666990v1, whole genome shotgun sequence genome carries:
- the LOC136898634 gene encoding calmodulin-like isoform X2, giving the protein MDTLTREQLGEYRDAFKCFDLNENGTLSTRELKHAMRMLGSNPTDTQVQQLVNAKDFDGDGTINFEEFVNMIEEQNSIEEDENLFTIFGVFDPEDRGYIEGDNIKKSLLSLTDVPAEEINEIIQAAQISDGRKIGMEEFSSLLVPLIFSRKRGRFYHGDRRSWHRSENMLPEETTHESSNLNEFESSL
- the LOC136898634 gene encoding calmodulin-like isoform X1; its protein translation is MHMMDTLTREQLGEYRDAFKCFDLNENGTLSTRELKHAMRMLGSNPTDTQVQQLVNAKDFDGDGTINFEEFVNMIEEQNSIEEDENLFTIFGVFDPEDRGYIEGDNIKKSLLSLTDVPAEEINEIIQAAQISDGRKIGMEEFSSLLVPLIFSRKRGRFYHGDRRSWHRSENMLPEETTHESSNLNEFESSL
- the LOC136898634 gene encoding uncharacterized protein isoform X3, producing the protein MRMLGSNPTDTQVQQLVNAKDFDGDGTINFEEFVNMIEEQNSIEEDENLFTIFGVFDPEDRGYIEGDNIKKSLLSLTDVPAEEINEIIQAAQISDGRKIGMEEFSSLLVPLIFSRKRGRFYHGDRRSWHRSENMLPEETTHESSNLNEFESSL